A genome region from Cyprinus carpio isolate SPL01 chromosome B23, ASM1834038v1, whole genome shotgun sequence includes the following:
- the ube4b gene encoding ubiquitin conjugation factor E4 B isoform X1 → MEQLSPEEIRRRRLARLAGGQTSQPSTPLSTPLTSPQRETPPGPLPGPSGASSQPVPPAPSHTLGLNAQNVTPATSPMGASGVAYRSQSSEGVSSLSSSPSNSLETQSQSLSRSQSMDIDTASCEKSMSQVDVDSGIENMEVEDSDRREKRNPAEKDSSSSSDVSEDQALQLICKILRVSWKEQDRDVIFLPSLAAEFQKNPRDVYSDFKDLIGQILMEALMMSTRTRDCNPFASLTATSQPITAARSPDRHLTLVPPSSLSGSPMMPCAGSFGASSLSSLYGCSPNPLALSSARMSAPSVPLASAAALPVPPSPPVSRPPTSLPPPSQSAPLPISQRYRPYSLSSSIPISPSPRSTPSGMLTPPTTSAIPSSPSPRHRSTHTSMPFPILPSSPSTISRRTALAARMPSSSPFSLLFFALSDLPQDSSDEELEEEEEEDFSRVQFGSSLGASGGGMAGDSGSDRFTIESCKETEMLNYLIERFDSVGMEERKAPKMCSQPAVSQLLSNIRSQCISHAALVLQGALTQARAPLQPSLLVPYMLCRNLPYGFIQELVRMTHQEEEVFKQIFVPILQGLALAVKECSFDSDNFKFPLMALAELCEIKFGKTHPVCNLITSLPLWFPDPLSPGTGREIQRLSFLGAFFSLSVFAEDDTKVGDKYFSGPAITMENTRVVSQSLQHYLESARGDLFKILHNILLNGETREAALSYMAALVNRNVKKAQMQTDDKLVSTDGFMMNFLWVLQQLSMKIKLETVDALYIFHPKCRLSVSTEETRLNATMEDLKGWLAELHEDPSKFSEPKFPTECFFLTLHAHHLSILPCCRRYIRRLRAIRDLNRTVEELKNSENQWKDSPLASRHREMLKRCKTQLKKLVRSKACADAGLLDENLLRRCLQFFSMVIQLILRMVEPAYPHVTLPLNPEIPKIFAALPEFYIEDVAEFLLFIVQYFPQVLYEPCTEDIVTFLVVFICSQNYIKNPYLIAKLVEVLFVTNPAVQPRTQRFFEVMENHPLSVNQLVPALMKFYTDVEHTGATSEFYDKFTIRYHISTIFKSLWQNINHQGTFLEEFNSGKQFVRYINMLINDTTFLLDESLESLKRIHEIQEEMKNKEQWDQLPREQQQSRQSQLTQDERVSRSYLALATETVDMFHILTKQVQKPFLRPELGPRLAAMLNYNLQQLCGPKCRDLKVENPEKYGFEPKKLLDQLTDIYLQLDCARFAKAIADDQRSYSRELFEEVISKMRKAGIKSTIAIEKFKLLLEKVEEIVARNSQSEMDYSDAPDEFKDPLMDTLMTDPVQLPSGNIMDRAIILRHLLNSPTDPFNRQPLTESMLEPVPELKKRIQAWMREKQSGRV, encoded by the exons ATGGAGCAGCTCAGTCCTGAAGAG ATCCGTAGAAGGCGACTGGCCCGGTTAGCTGGAGGGCAGACGTCACAGCCCAGCACCCCCCTCAGCACCCCTTTGACATCCCCACAGAGAGAGACTCCTCCAGGACCCTTGCCCGGGCCCTCTGGGGCCTCATCACAGCCTGTCCCACCAGCTCCATCTCACACTCTGGGCCTAAATGCCCAAAATGTCACCCCTGCCACCTCTCCTATGGGTGCCTCGG GGGTCGCTTACCGCAGCCAGAGCAGCGAAGGGGTCAGCTCTCTCTCCAGCTCTCCATCTAACAGTCTGGAGACGCAGTCCCAATCCCTGTCCCGCTCCCAGAGCATGGACATTGACACAGCCTCCTGCGAGAAGAG CATGTCCCAAGTAGATGTGGACTCAGGAATTGAGAATATGGAGGTGGAAGACAGTGATCGCAGAGAGAAAAGGAACCCGGCTGAAAAG GATTCCTCATCCAGTTCTGACGTCTCTGAAGATCAGGCTTTGCAGCTCATCTGTAAGATCTTGCGTGTCTCGTGGAAGGAGCAGGACCGTGATGTCATCTTCCTCCCCTCACTTGCTGCTGAATTCCAGAAGAACCCTAGGGATG TTTACTCTGACTTCAAAGACCTGATCGGACAGATTTTAATGGAGGCTCTAATGATGTCCACCCGAACACGTGACTGTAACCCATTCGCCAGTTTGACCGCCACATCTCAGCCAATTACCGCTGCCAGATCCCCGGACCGTCACCTGACTCTTGTCCCACCCTCCAGCCTGAGCGGCAGTCCCATGATGCCCTGCGCTGGTTCATTCGGTGCCAGCTCTCTTTCCAG TCTTTATGGTTGTAGCCCAAACCCACTCGCTCTGAGCTCTGCCAGAATGAGTGCTCCATCTGTCCCACTGGCTTCTGCAGCCGCCCTCCCGGTTCCCCCAAGTCCTCCTGTCTCTCGCCCTCCCACCAGCCTTCCACCTCCCTCTCAATCCGCCCCTCTGCCCATCTCCCAGAGATACAGGCCCTACTCCCTTAGCTCGTCCATCCCCATAAGCCCAAGCCCCAGATCTACTCCATCTGGTATGCTTACACCCCCTACAACTTCAGCTATACCCTCCAGCCCTTCCCCCAGACACCGTAGCACCCACACCTCCATGCCTTTCCCCATCCTCCCCAGCTCTCCCAGCACTATTTCCAGAAGGACTGCGCTAGCTGCCCGGATGCCCTCTAG CAGCCCTTTCTCCCTCCTCTTCTTCGCCCTGTCCGACTTGCCTCAGGACAGCAGTGATGAAGAgctggaggaagaggaagaggaggatttTTCAAGGGTTCAGTTTGGGTCCAG ccTGGGCGCATCCGGAGGGGGGATGGCTGGTGACTCAGGTAGTGACCGCTTTACCATAGAGTCCTGTAAAGAGACCGAGATGCTCAACTACCTCATCGAGCGTTTTGACAGTGTGGGAATGGAAGAGAGGAAGGCCCCAAAG atgtgcaGCCAGCCAGCTGTCAGTCAGCTGCTTAGCAACATTCGTTCCCAGTGCATTTCCCATGCTGCACTAGTGCTTCAAGGTGCCCTCACACAGGCCAG GGCCCCTCTACAGCCCTCCCTGCTGGTTCCCTACATGCTGTGCCGGAACCTTCCGTACGGCTTCATCCAGGAGTTGGTGCGCATGACTCACCAGGAGGAGGAGGTGTTTAAACAG atctttGTTCCCATTCTTCAAGGGCTCGCTTTAGCTGTAAAAGAATGTTCTTTTGACAGTGACAACTTCAAGTTCCCTCTGATG GCTTTGGCTGAGCTCTGTGAAATCAAGTTTGGGAAGACTCACCCTGTATGCAATTTG ATCACCTCTCTGCCATTGTGGTTTCCTgaccctctcagtcccgggacaGGAAGAGAAATTCAAAGACTCTCCTTCCTTGGAGCGTTCTTTAGTCTTTCGGTGTTTGCTGAGGATGAC ACTAAAGTGGGAGACAAGTACTTCTCAGGCCCTGCCATCACAATGGAGAACACCCGTGTGGTCAGCCAGTCACTGCAGCATTATCTGGAGTCTGCGAGG GGAGATCTGTTTAAAATCCTGCACAACATCTTGTTGAACGGAGAGACAAGGGAAGCAGCTCTGAGCTACATGGCAGCTCTGGTGAATCGTAATGTGAAGAAGGCTCAAATGCAG ACCGATGATAAGCTGGTGTCCACAGACGGCTTCATGATGAACTTTCTGTGGGTGCTGCAGCAACTCAGTATGAAGATCAAGCTGGAAACAGTGGATGCTCTCTACATCTTCCACCCCAAGTGTCGGCTGAGTGTCAGCACGGAAGAGACCCGGCTCAATGCCACGATGGAGGACCTGAAGGGCTGGCTCGCTGAGCTGC ATGAAGACCCGTCCAAGTTCTCAGAGCCCAAGTTCCCTACAGAGTGCTTCTTCTTAACGCTACACGCACATCATCTGTCCATCCTCCCGTGCTGTCGGCGCTACATACGAAGGCTGAGGGCCATCAGAGATCTCAACAG aacTGTGGAAGAGCTGAAGAACAGTGAGAACCAGTGGAAGGATTCCCCACTGGCAAGTCGTCATCGGGAGATGCTGAAGAGATGTAAAACACAGCTGAAG AAACTGGTGCGCTCTAAAGCCTGCGCAGACGCAGGGCTCCTGGACGAGAACCTGCTGCGCAGATGTCTGCAGTTCTTCAGTATGGTCATCCAGCTTATCTTACGTATGGTGGAGCCTGCCTACCCACA CGTAACCCTGCCTCTGAACCCAGAAATCCCCAAAATCTTTGCAGCACTGCCGGAGTTTTACATTGAAGATGTGGCCGAGTTCTTGCTTTTTATTGTGCA GTACTTTCCACAGGTTCTCTATGAGCCATGCACCGAAGACATTGTGACCTTCCTGGTGGTCTTCATTTGCAGTCAGAATTACATAAAGAACCCATACTTGATTGCCAAGCTGGTGGAGGTGCTGTTCGTCACCAACCCTGCGGTGCAGCCACGCACTCAGCGTTTCTTTGAGGTGATGGAGAACCACCCACTGTCTGTCAATCAGCTTGTGCCAGCCCTCATGAAGTTTTACACCG ATGTGGAGCACACTGGAGCCACAAGCGAGTTCTATGACAAGTTCACAATCCGTTACCACATCAGCACCATATTCAAAAGCCTATGGCAAAACATTAACCACCAAGGCACCTTCCTGGAGGAGTTCAA CTCTGGTAAACAGTTTGTGCGCTACATCAACATGCTAATTAACGATACAACTTTTCTGCTGGACGAGAGTTTGGAGTCTCTGAAACGCATCCATGAGATCCAGGAGGAGATGAAGAATAAAGAGCAATGGGACCAGCTGCCTAGG GAGCAGCAGCAGAGCCGACAGTCCCAGCTGACTCAGGATGAGAGAGTATCACGATCGTACCTGGCTTTAGCAACAGAGACAGTGGATATGTTCCATATCCTCACCAAACAGGTCCAGAAGCCCTTCCTCAGGCCT GAACTGGGTCCTCGTCTGGCTGCCATGTTGAATTATAACCTGCAGCAGCTATGTGGGCCTAAATGTCGAGACTTGAAGGTGGAAAACCCAGAAAAATATGGTTTTGAGCCAAAGAAGCTCCTGGATCAGCTCACTGACATTTATCTGCAGCTGGACTGTGCCCGCTTTGCTAAAGCCATTGCAGATGACCAG CGATCATACAGCAGGGAGCTGTTTGAGGAGGTCATTTCAAAAATGAGAAAAGCGGGCATAAAATCCACCATTGCTATTGAGAAATTCAAACTGCTGTTGGAGAAGGTGGAGGAGATCGTAGCCCGCAATTCTCAGTCTGAGATGGATTACAGTGATGCCCCAGATGAGTTTAAAG ACCCGCTGATGGACACTCTCATGACCGATCCCGTGCAACTTCCCTCTGGCAACATCATGGATCGAGCCATCATTCTGCGACACCTCCTGAACTCTCCCACTGACCCCTTCAACAGACAGCCTCTCACCGAGAGCATGCTGGAACCAG tcCCAGAGCTGAAGAAGCGCATCCAGGCCTGGATGAGAGAGAAGCAGAGTGGCCGTGTTTGA
- the ube4b gene encoding ubiquitin conjugation factor E4 B isoform X2, giving the protein MEQLSPEEIRRRRLARLAGGQTSQPSTPLSTPLTSPQRETPPGPLPGPSGASSQPVPPAPSHTLGLNAQNVTPATSPMGASGVAYRSQSSEGVSSLSSSPSNSLETQSQSLSRSQSMDIDTASCEKSMSQVDVDSGIENMEVEDSDRREKRNPAEKDSSSSSDVSEDQALQLICKILRVSWKEQDRDVIFLPSLAAEFQKNPRDVYSDFKDLIGQILMEALMMSTRTRDCNPFASLTATSQPITAARSPDRHLTLVPPSSLSGSPMMPCAGSFGASSLSSLYGCSPNPLALSSARMSAPSVPLASAAALPVPPSPPVSRPPTSLPPPSQSAPLPISQRYRPYSLSSSIPISPSPRSTPSGMLTPPTTSAIPSSPSPRHRSTHTSMPFPILPSSPSTISRRTALAARMPSSPFSLLFFALSDLPQDSSDEELEEEEEEDFSRVQFGSSLGASGGGMAGDSGSDRFTIESCKETEMLNYLIERFDSVGMEERKAPKMCSQPAVSQLLSNIRSQCISHAALVLQGALTQARAPLQPSLLVPYMLCRNLPYGFIQELVRMTHQEEEVFKQIFVPILQGLALAVKECSFDSDNFKFPLMALAELCEIKFGKTHPVCNLITSLPLWFPDPLSPGTGREIQRLSFLGAFFSLSVFAEDDTKVGDKYFSGPAITMENTRVVSQSLQHYLESARGDLFKILHNILLNGETREAALSYMAALVNRNVKKAQMQTDDKLVSTDGFMMNFLWVLQQLSMKIKLETVDALYIFHPKCRLSVSTEETRLNATMEDLKGWLAELHEDPSKFSEPKFPTECFFLTLHAHHLSILPCCRRYIRRLRAIRDLNRTVEELKNSENQWKDSPLASRHREMLKRCKTQLKKLVRSKACADAGLLDENLLRRCLQFFSMVIQLILRMVEPAYPHVTLPLNPEIPKIFAALPEFYIEDVAEFLLFIVQYFPQVLYEPCTEDIVTFLVVFICSQNYIKNPYLIAKLVEVLFVTNPAVQPRTQRFFEVMENHPLSVNQLVPALMKFYTDVEHTGATSEFYDKFTIRYHISTIFKSLWQNINHQGTFLEEFNSGKQFVRYINMLINDTTFLLDESLESLKRIHEIQEEMKNKEQWDQLPREQQQSRQSQLTQDERVSRSYLALATETVDMFHILTKQVQKPFLRPELGPRLAAMLNYNLQQLCGPKCRDLKVENPEKYGFEPKKLLDQLTDIYLQLDCARFAKAIADDQRSYSRELFEEVISKMRKAGIKSTIAIEKFKLLLEKVEEIVARNSQSEMDYSDAPDEFKDPLMDTLMTDPVQLPSGNIMDRAIILRHLLNSPTDPFNRQPLTESMLEPVPELKKRIQAWMREKQSGRV; this is encoded by the exons ATGGAGCAGCTCAGTCCTGAAGAG ATCCGTAGAAGGCGACTGGCCCGGTTAGCTGGAGGGCAGACGTCACAGCCCAGCACCCCCCTCAGCACCCCTTTGACATCCCCACAGAGAGAGACTCCTCCAGGACCCTTGCCCGGGCCCTCTGGGGCCTCATCACAGCCTGTCCCACCAGCTCCATCTCACACTCTGGGCCTAAATGCCCAAAATGTCACCCCTGCCACCTCTCCTATGGGTGCCTCGG GGGTCGCTTACCGCAGCCAGAGCAGCGAAGGGGTCAGCTCTCTCTCCAGCTCTCCATCTAACAGTCTGGAGACGCAGTCCCAATCCCTGTCCCGCTCCCAGAGCATGGACATTGACACAGCCTCCTGCGAGAAGAG CATGTCCCAAGTAGATGTGGACTCAGGAATTGAGAATATGGAGGTGGAAGACAGTGATCGCAGAGAGAAAAGGAACCCGGCTGAAAAG GATTCCTCATCCAGTTCTGACGTCTCTGAAGATCAGGCTTTGCAGCTCATCTGTAAGATCTTGCGTGTCTCGTGGAAGGAGCAGGACCGTGATGTCATCTTCCTCCCCTCACTTGCTGCTGAATTCCAGAAGAACCCTAGGGATG TTTACTCTGACTTCAAAGACCTGATCGGACAGATTTTAATGGAGGCTCTAATGATGTCCACCCGAACACGTGACTGTAACCCATTCGCCAGTTTGACCGCCACATCTCAGCCAATTACCGCTGCCAGATCCCCGGACCGTCACCTGACTCTTGTCCCACCCTCCAGCCTGAGCGGCAGTCCCATGATGCCCTGCGCTGGTTCATTCGGTGCCAGCTCTCTTTCCAG TCTTTATGGTTGTAGCCCAAACCCACTCGCTCTGAGCTCTGCCAGAATGAGTGCTCCATCTGTCCCACTGGCTTCTGCAGCCGCCCTCCCGGTTCCCCCAAGTCCTCCTGTCTCTCGCCCTCCCACCAGCCTTCCACCTCCCTCTCAATCCGCCCCTCTGCCCATCTCCCAGAGATACAGGCCCTACTCCCTTAGCTCGTCCATCCCCATAAGCCCAAGCCCCAGATCTACTCCATCTGGTATGCTTACACCCCCTACAACTTCAGCTATACCCTCCAGCCCTTCCCCCAGACACCGTAGCACCCACACCTCCATGCCTTTCCCCATCCTCCCCAGCTCTCCCAGCACTATTTCCAGAAGGACTGCGCTAGCTGCCCGGATGCCCTCTAG CCCTTTCTCCCTCCTCTTCTTCGCCCTGTCCGACTTGCCTCAGGACAGCAGTGATGAAGAgctggaggaagaggaagaggaggatttTTCAAGGGTTCAGTTTGGGTCCAG ccTGGGCGCATCCGGAGGGGGGATGGCTGGTGACTCAGGTAGTGACCGCTTTACCATAGAGTCCTGTAAAGAGACCGAGATGCTCAACTACCTCATCGAGCGTTTTGACAGTGTGGGAATGGAAGAGAGGAAGGCCCCAAAG atgtgcaGCCAGCCAGCTGTCAGTCAGCTGCTTAGCAACATTCGTTCCCAGTGCATTTCCCATGCTGCACTAGTGCTTCAAGGTGCCCTCACACAGGCCAG GGCCCCTCTACAGCCCTCCCTGCTGGTTCCCTACATGCTGTGCCGGAACCTTCCGTACGGCTTCATCCAGGAGTTGGTGCGCATGACTCACCAGGAGGAGGAGGTGTTTAAACAG atctttGTTCCCATTCTTCAAGGGCTCGCTTTAGCTGTAAAAGAATGTTCTTTTGACAGTGACAACTTCAAGTTCCCTCTGATG GCTTTGGCTGAGCTCTGTGAAATCAAGTTTGGGAAGACTCACCCTGTATGCAATTTG ATCACCTCTCTGCCATTGTGGTTTCCTgaccctctcagtcccgggacaGGAAGAGAAATTCAAAGACTCTCCTTCCTTGGAGCGTTCTTTAGTCTTTCGGTGTTTGCTGAGGATGAC ACTAAAGTGGGAGACAAGTACTTCTCAGGCCCTGCCATCACAATGGAGAACACCCGTGTGGTCAGCCAGTCACTGCAGCATTATCTGGAGTCTGCGAGG GGAGATCTGTTTAAAATCCTGCACAACATCTTGTTGAACGGAGAGACAAGGGAAGCAGCTCTGAGCTACATGGCAGCTCTGGTGAATCGTAATGTGAAGAAGGCTCAAATGCAG ACCGATGATAAGCTGGTGTCCACAGACGGCTTCATGATGAACTTTCTGTGGGTGCTGCAGCAACTCAGTATGAAGATCAAGCTGGAAACAGTGGATGCTCTCTACATCTTCCACCCCAAGTGTCGGCTGAGTGTCAGCACGGAAGAGACCCGGCTCAATGCCACGATGGAGGACCTGAAGGGCTGGCTCGCTGAGCTGC ATGAAGACCCGTCCAAGTTCTCAGAGCCCAAGTTCCCTACAGAGTGCTTCTTCTTAACGCTACACGCACATCATCTGTCCATCCTCCCGTGCTGTCGGCGCTACATACGAAGGCTGAGGGCCATCAGAGATCTCAACAG aacTGTGGAAGAGCTGAAGAACAGTGAGAACCAGTGGAAGGATTCCCCACTGGCAAGTCGTCATCGGGAGATGCTGAAGAGATGTAAAACACAGCTGAAG AAACTGGTGCGCTCTAAAGCCTGCGCAGACGCAGGGCTCCTGGACGAGAACCTGCTGCGCAGATGTCTGCAGTTCTTCAGTATGGTCATCCAGCTTATCTTACGTATGGTGGAGCCTGCCTACCCACA CGTAACCCTGCCTCTGAACCCAGAAATCCCCAAAATCTTTGCAGCACTGCCGGAGTTTTACATTGAAGATGTGGCCGAGTTCTTGCTTTTTATTGTGCA GTACTTTCCACAGGTTCTCTATGAGCCATGCACCGAAGACATTGTGACCTTCCTGGTGGTCTTCATTTGCAGTCAGAATTACATAAAGAACCCATACTTGATTGCCAAGCTGGTGGAGGTGCTGTTCGTCACCAACCCTGCGGTGCAGCCACGCACTCAGCGTTTCTTTGAGGTGATGGAGAACCACCCACTGTCTGTCAATCAGCTTGTGCCAGCCCTCATGAAGTTTTACACCG ATGTGGAGCACACTGGAGCCACAAGCGAGTTCTATGACAAGTTCACAATCCGTTACCACATCAGCACCATATTCAAAAGCCTATGGCAAAACATTAACCACCAAGGCACCTTCCTGGAGGAGTTCAA CTCTGGTAAACAGTTTGTGCGCTACATCAACATGCTAATTAACGATACAACTTTTCTGCTGGACGAGAGTTTGGAGTCTCTGAAACGCATCCATGAGATCCAGGAGGAGATGAAGAATAAAGAGCAATGGGACCAGCTGCCTAGG GAGCAGCAGCAGAGCCGACAGTCCCAGCTGACTCAGGATGAGAGAGTATCACGATCGTACCTGGCTTTAGCAACAGAGACAGTGGATATGTTCCATATCCTCACCAAACAGGTCCAGAAGCCCTTCCTCAGGCCT GAACTGGGTCCTCGTCTGGCTGCCATGTTGAATTATAACCTGCAGCAGCTATGTGGGCCTAAATGTCGAGACTTGAAGGTGGAAAACCCAGAAAAATATGGTTTTGAGCCAAAGAAGCTCCTGGATCAGCTCACTGACATTTATCTGCAGCTGGACTGTGCCCGCTTTGCTAAAGCCATTGCAGATGACCAG CGATCATACAGCAGGGAGCTGTTTGAGGAGGTCATTTCAAAAATGAGAAAAGCGGGCATAAAATCCACCATTGCTATTGAGAAATTCAAACTGCTGTTGGAGAAGGTGGAGGAGATCGTAGCCCGCAATTCTCAGTCTGAGATGGATTACAGTGATGCCCCAGATGAGTTTAAAG ACCCGCTGATGGACACTCTCATGACCGATCCCGTGCAACTTCCCTCTGGCAACATCATGGATCGAGCCATCATTCTGCGACACCTCCTGAACTCTCCCACTGACCCCTTCAACAGACAGCCTCTCACCGAGAGCATGCTGGAACCAG tcCCAGAGCTGAAGAAGCGCATCCAGGCCTGGATGAGAGAGAAGCAGAGTGGCCGTGTTTGA